TACGTCTGATTCGATTCACAAAAATACGGCACAAAACCTCAATAGAAAAGTGAAAGAAAGCCCGGATATCTATTTAGAAATTTTATAAATAATAGCAATTTGTCAACAGGACCTTGTATGCGTATTTTTAGTAAAAAATGGCCTTTTCCAATTTACTGAACGGCATATTCACTCGAAGTTATGCGCCTGTCAAATCCACTAACCACAAATATTTTACGTTATTTGTAATACATAACGTAAACTCCGGGCAGAGGGTTGCCTGGTAACTAAATGATTAGCGACACTTCCAAGCAAAAACCGCGTTTCCGTCTGCATCCAACCGCCATTCTGAATAGTCAGCGGTTACGTCGTTCGCTGATGGATACCTACGATCAGAAAAGCTTTTACAAGTACATTATTGGTGTAATCCTTTTGGTACTGAGCATTGGTTCGCTCTTTTATACCAATAAGCTGGTGGAAGAACTCGAACAGCGGGAAGAACGGGAGGTACAGCTTTACGCCGAAGGGCTACGTTATGTATTCAATAGTCCGTTTGACGAAAACTTCAATGTGGTATACCAGGTAATTCAGGACGCGGTCAATTTCTACCAGATTCCGGCCATTTACGTAAATGAAAATAACCTCGCCAACCAGACTATCAATATTGAGTTCCCCGCAAAAATAAGTCCTCAGGAAAGAGAGAGGGTCATTCAGGAAAAACTCGCTGCCATGAAGCTGGAACATCCGGCGATCCCCGTAGAGCTCGGCAAAGGCCGGACGGGTTATATTTATTACAGCAACTCTTTCTTGCTTACTCAGCTTCGTTACTATCCTTTTTTACAATTGTCAGTCATGCTTTTGATCGGCTACCTCGCCTATCTCGCATTCAGTTCGGCAAGAAAAGCGGAGCAAAACAGGGTTTGGGTGGGATTGGCCAAGGAAACGGCCCACCAGCTGGGAACTCCATTGTCGTCTTTAATGGCCTGGGTGGAATAT
The genomic region above belongs to Dyadobacter pollutisoli and contains:
- a CDS encoding sensor histidine kinase, with the translated sequence MISDTSKQKPRFRLHPTAILNSQRLRRSLMDTYDQKSFYKYIIGVILLVLSIGSLFYTNKLVEELEQREEREVQLYAEGLRYVFNSPFDENFNVVYQVIQDAVNFYQIPAIYVNENNLANQTINIEFPAKISPQERERVIQEKLAAMKLEHPAIPVELGKGRTGYIYYSNSFLLTQLRYYPFLQLSVMLLIGYLAYLAFSSARKAEQNRVWVGLAKETAHQLGTPLSSLMAWVEYFRSDPAIDPSIAEEIEKDVIRLEMITTRFSNIGSIPTLKEEPIAEVITNFVRYLEKRVSSKVKFTVYNQLAEEQTTLLNKNLFEWVIENICKNAVDAMGGIGEINVTLQAPPQTKEMWIDISDTGKGMTKANMNKIFNPGFSTKKRGWGLGLTLAKRIIENYHSGKLFVKSSEVGKGTTFRIVLNAAIIE